A stretch of DNA from Streptomyces sp. NBC_01197:
GCCGCAGCGGCAGGTGCCACGGTCGGGCCGGTTGTGGACCGGGCCGAAGGACGGAGCGGTGAGGGTGGCGAAGACGCGGGGGTGGTCGCGGACGGTGGAGGGGATGTCGCGACGGTCGTCTCCGGCCAGGCCCGCGCGGATGAGGTGGTAGGTGTCTCCGGCGTACGTCCAGGCGCAGGACGGGCAGCGGGAGGCCCGGCGGTTGCCGCAGGCGAGGCGGAGGCGTCCGCCGGGCTCGGTACCGGTGGAGTACTCGTGCAGGGTCTCGCCGGTGATCTTGTCCTTGGTGCGGGTCCAGCCGGTCAGGTGGATCGGGTCGGAGCAGCCGCCGGTGCGGCGGATCTGGTCTTCCCAGCGATCGAAGTCGGGGGCCGAGGCCACCCTCAGCAGGTCGTTGAGGGTGATCCGGTCGCGCAGTGCGTCAGGCACGGACGCCTTTCCGGCGACGGTCCGGACGGCTCGTTCCGGCGCCGGTGGGCGGGTGCGGTCGGTCATGATGGTGCTTCCTTCCGGATCTGTGGTTCGGAGAGGGGCACGGCTTCCGGGCGGCGGATGCTTGGCGGTATCGAGGCCGCCCGGAGGCCGGTCAGCGGCGGTTCTGCGAGGCGATCAGCGAGCGGATGACCAGCGCGCACACGGCGAGCGAGGCGGCGGTGACCGCGACCGCGAGGAGCATGGAAACGAGTACGGCACCGACGACCAGGACCACGGCCGTACCGCCACCGACGAGGGCGACGACAGCGCCGGGCGTGAGCTGGACCGTGGGACGGGCCAGAGCCGGAGTCGTAGGTACCGGGGCCGGGGCGTGATGGATCACGGCGGGCCGCTCGGCGGTGACGGATGCCGCGACGATGCCGGTCGGCGCGGGGTTGGCCGGGATCTTCGGACGGAACATGGCGGTTGTCCTTTCTGCGGGGGTCACTTGACGGCGGTGTTGATCACGGGGGCCAGCAGGCTGTCGGCGAGGAGGTAGCCACCGAGCAGCAGCACGAGCACGAGCCACCACGGCGGGCGGATGAGCTTCAGGCCGAGCCAGCCGACGACGATCAGGGAGAGCCAGAGAGGGACGTGCACGGTGGCCTCCTTCAGCGGGGGTCGCAGCGGTGGGTGCGGGCGGCGAGCTGGGCGGCGGACTGGCTGGTGAAGTCGGACGACCAGCCGCAGCGGTCGGCGGTGCAGACGGCGGCGTGCTTGGTGCGGCCGTGCCGGTCGCGGTGGGTGCCGATCTGCACGGGGCCGATCCGCATGACGGAGTGGAAGTGATCTCGGGCGGGCATGTGGGTCTCCTTGCGGGTCAGGTGA
This window harbors:
- a CDS encoding SpdD-like protein; translation: MFRPKIPANPAPTGIVAASVTAERPAVIHHAPAPVPTTPALARPTVQLTPGAVVALVGGGTAVVLVVGAVLVSMLLAVAVTAASLAVCALVIRSLIASQNRR
- a CDS encoding mobile element transfer protein, with the protein product MPARDHFHSVMRIGPVQIGTHRDRHGRTKHAAVCTADRCGWSSDFTSQSAAQLAARTHRCDPR